The DNA sequence TCCTCGTACCGTTCGCGCGCCCGGGTGCCGTCGATCTTGGCGAGGAGTTGGCCCTCGTCCACCTTGTCGCCGACCTTGACGTACACCTTCTCGACGGTGCCGTCCGCGCCGAACGCGAGCTCGCGCGTGTTCGCGTCCACCGTGGTGCCCGCCGCGGACACCACGGACGTGACCGTCCCGCGCGCCGCCGCGACGAGCGTGGCCCGCGCCTCGGGGGAGGTGTCCCCGCCCCCGAGGGAGAGCAGCGCCGCGCCCAGCACGACGACACCGGCGAGCACGATGGCGCCGATCTTGACGACCGTGGACGAACCTGGCGACCTCATGGGGGCCATGCTGCCGTGGCCATGTGACCCCAGCCTGCGGCGACGCTGAAGGTTTCCTGAGAATCCCGCCCTCGGACGTTTACGGCATCGGCCCGGGGTGGAAGGCCGGATGTGGCCGGTGCCGAAGAGTTATCAGGAAACGTTCAGGAACGGCCCAGCCGGGTTCCAGCGCGGTGTAGCAGAGTCGAGGCTCGTGAAGCTGTCGACGAAGCGCAGAGCGCTGTTGCTCAACGGGGCGCTCGCGGTGCTCCTCGTGGCCGGGGCCGGGGTGGCGTACGCGTCCCTCAACGGCGGGGGACGGGAGGCGCCCGCCGTGTCCGCGCCGACCGCGCGGGTGACCCGGGCCACGGTGACGGCCACGGTGTCGGCGTCCGGGTCGGTGGAGAGCGCGAAGACCCGGTCGCTGAGCTTCGGCGTCAGCGGCACGGTGTCGAAGATCCACGTCAAGCCGGGCGACAAGGTCCGCAAGGGCCAGGTGCTGGCCCGGCTCGACGACAGCGCGGCGCGGGAGAACCTGGAGGCCGCGGCGGCGGCGCTGGAGGCGGCGCGGGACGCGGGCACCGACACCGCGTCCGGGTACGCGCAGTACGTCAGCGCCCGCAACACCTACCGGGAGGCCAGGCGCGCCCTCGCCGGAACCGTGCTCAAGGCCCCGTTCGCGGGCACGGTCACCGCGGTGAACGGCACCGTGGGCGGCTCCGCGAGCGGCACCTCGTCGTCCGCCGGCTCGTCCGGCTCCTCGGGTTCCTCGCGGGGCGGCGGCGGGGCGACCGGCAGCGCGCAGGGCTCCTCGGGCGGGTCCGGCGGCGGGTTCATCGAGCTCGCCGACACGAGCAAGCTGCAGATCGTCGGCAACTTCACCGAGGCCGACGTCACCAGGATCAAGGTGGGGCAGCCCGCCACGTTCACCTTCGACGCGCTCACCGGCGTCACCGCGCAGGGCAAGGTGACCCTCATCGACCCGGTCGCCCGCACCGGCGACAACGTGGTGCAGTACGCGGTGACGATCGCGATGACCGAGGTGCCCGAGGAGGTACGGCTCGGCCAGACCGCGACCGTGCAGGTCGTCGTCGACGAGGCCGAGGACGTGCTCGCCGTACCCGCCTCGGCGGTGACCACGGCCGGTGGCCGGTCCACGGTGACCGTGCTGGAGAACGGCGTCGAGGTGCGCCGGACCGTCGAGGTCGGGGTGAGGGGCGACACGCTCGTCGAGATCAGGTCCGGCCTCGACGAGGGCGACGAGGTGGTCCGGCGGGCCACCACCGGCACGAACGGCACCACCGGCGGAAGGATGCCCGGGTTCGGCGGCCGCGGCGGCTTCGGCGGCGGTCCCGGCGGCGGCTTCGGCGGAGGCCCCCGGTGAGCGGGACGGCGCCCGCGACCCCGGTGCTCGACGTGCGCGGCGTGACCAAGGTGTACGGCCGCGGCGCCACCGAGGTGCACGCGCTGCGCGGGGTGTCCCTCACCGTGGAGCGCGGCGACTACGTGGCGATCATGGGCGCGTCGGGCTCCGGCAAGTCCACGCTCATGAACATCCTCGGCTGCCTCGACGTGCCCACCTCGGGCCGGTACCTGATCGACGGCATCGACGTGGGCAGGCTCGACGAGCGGCGGCTCGCCCTGCTGCGCAACCGCAAGATCGGTTTCGTCTTCCAGTCGTTCAACCTCATCCCGCGGATGAGCGCCCTCGCCAACGTCGAGCTGCCGCTGGTGTACGGCGGGATCAGACCGGCCGAGCGGCGCCGCCGGGCCCTCGCCGCGCTCGAGCAGGTGGGCCTCGCCGACCGGGTGCACCACGAGCCGAACGAGCTCTCCGGCGGCCAGCAGCAGCGGGTCGCCGTGGCCCGCGCGCTCGTCACCTCGCCCGCGCTGCTGCTCGCCGACGAGCCGACCGGCAACCTCGACACCAAGGCCACCGCGGACGTGCTCGCCATCCTCGACCGGCTGAGCGCGGCCGGCCGTACCATCGTGCTGATCACCCACGAGGACGACGTCGCCGCGCACGCCAAGCGGGTGATCCGGCTCATCGACGGCGAGATCGTCGAGGACCGCCGCCGGGTGCCGGTGGACGCGCCCCCGCCGAGGTTCACACCGGAGTACGGCACGGCGCCCGCCGCGGGCGGGATAGCCGGGATCGGTGAAGGGCCGGTCGGGCGATGAGCGCGGTCGAGATCCTCCGGTTCGCGCTGCGCGGCCTGCTCGCCAACAAGCTGCGCAGCGCGCTCACCATGCTCGGCATCATGATCGGCGTCGCCGCGGTGATCCTGCTCGTCGCGGTGGGCCAGGGCACCTCGGACGCGATCACGTCGAACATCGCCCGCCTCGGCTCGAACACGCTCACCGTCACCCCGTCGTTCACCGGCGGCATGCGCGGCCCGGGCGGCTTCGGCGGCGCCGGGCGGGCGGGCGCCACCGGCCCGCGTACCCAGGCCAAGCGGCTCAGCCTCGCCGACGCGCGGGCGCTCGCCGACGCCTCGGCCGCGCCGTCGGTGAAGACCGTGTCCCCGGTGGTGACCGCGGCCGCGCTCACCGCCACCTACGAGGGGGCGAGCCACACCATCGGCCGCCTCGTCGGGACGTACCCGAGCTACTTCGAGGCGTCGAACCGGCCGGTGGCGAGGGGCTCGTACTTCGTCAACGACGACGTGCTCGCCTCCCGCAAGCTCGCCGTGATCGGCACCACCGTGGCCGGGGCGCTGTTCGGCGAGGTGGATCCGGTCGGCAGGCAGATCACGATCAGCGGCGTGCCGTTCACCGTGGTCGGGGTGCTGAAGGAGACCGGCACCCAGGGCGTGCAGGACGCCGACGACATCGTGATCGCGCCGCTGCCCGCGGTGCAGCAGAGCCTCACCGGGTTCGGCCCGCTCGACCAGATCGTGGTGCAGGCGAAGAGCGCCGACGTGGTGGACGACGCCGAGGCGGAGATCACCGCGATCCTCAACGAGCGCCACGGCATCACCGGTACGGCGAGCCCCGACTACCGCATCCAGAACCAGGCGGCCCTGCAGGAGACGGTGAGCACCGCGGCCGGCACCTTCACCGTGCTGCTCGCCGCGATCGCCGGGATCAGCCTCGTGGTCGGCGGCATCGGCATCACGAACATCATGCTCGTCACCGTGACCGAGCGGACCCGGGAGATCGGCATCCGCAAGGCGATCGGCGCGACCCGGGGCGCGATCCTCGGCCAGTTCCTCGCCGAGGCGACCATGCTCAGCCTCGCCGGCGGCCTGCTCGGCGTCGCCATCGGCGTGCTCGGCAGCCGGTTCACCATCGCCGGGATCCAGCCGGTGATCGTGCCGGGCTCGATCGTGGCGGCGCTCGGCGTGTCCGTGGCGATCGGCCTGTTCTTCGGCGTGTTCCCGGCGAACCGGGCGGCCAAGCTGCGCCCGATCGAGGCGCTGCGCCACGACTGAGCCACCACCGGCCGGTACGGCCCGGCGGCGCCCCCGCCGCGAAGGGAGAGGACCAGACAGATGACCGCGACCAGACCCACACCCGACAGGCAGACCGGCGCCCGCCGGCCGGGGGAGGACCCGCTCGCCACCTCCCCGTTCGGCTCCGACGTCGACGCCGAGCTCGCCGCCGCCCCGCGCCGGGGCGTGTCGAAGGTGACGGTCGCGCTCGGCGCGGGCGTGATCTTCGTGGCGGGCGTGATCGTCGGCATCCAGGCGCACAAGGCGTTCGGCGGCGACGACGCCCGGGGTGGCGGGCAGGTCGCCGCGGGCGGGGGCGCGGCCCAGCGGCCCGGGGCGGCCGGCCAGGCGGCCCAGGGGCAGGGCGGCGGCTTCGGGCGCGGGCAGGGCGGCCGGGGCGGCGGCTTCGGCGGCGGCCCCGGCGGCGGGGCCACCATCGGCACGGTGAGCCGGGTCGACGGCGACACGATCTACCTGGAGACGATGCAGGGCACCACGGTCACCGTGCGCACCGGCGAGGACACCCGGATCCGGGTGACCAAGGACGGCACGGTCTCCGACCTGGAGCAGGGCACCACCGTGATCGTGCGCGGCACGCAGGCCGACGACGGCAGCGTCGACGCCACCGAGGTGAGCCAGGCCTCCGGGCGCGGCGGCGGCCCCGGGTTCGGCGGCGGGCCCGGGTTCGGCGGCGGGCCCGGCGGTGCGCCGGGCGGCGGCCGAGGCCGTGACGGTGGCCAGGGCGGCGCCGGATGACGGTGCGACCGCCCGACCAGGGCCGCCGGCCGTACGGGACCGGCCGGGCGTGGGAGGGGATCCGCCGCCCGCCGGACACCCGCCCGGCCCCGGCCCCGCCGCGGCCGTGGTGGCCCGGCACCGGCGAGGCGCCCGGCCGCGACCCCGGGAAAGGATCAGGACCGGCGGACGGAGCGGAACGATGACCAGCGCGAACGCCACCATCAGGCGGCCCGAGGGCCTCCTGCTCGTGGTCGACGACGAGCCGAACATCCGGGAGCTGCTCTCGGCGAGCCTGCGCCACGCCGGGTTCGACGTGGTCACCGCGGCGGACGGGCGCGAGGCGCTGCAGCTCGCCGAGCGCTGCCGCCCCGACCTCGTCGTGCTCGACGTGATGCTCCCCGACCTCGACGGGTTCGCGGTGGCGAACCGGCTGCGCGCGAGCGTGCGATGGCTCCCGGTGGTGTTCCTCACCGCCCGGGACGCCACCGAGGACAAGATCCTCGGCCTCGGCCTCGGGGACGACTACGTGACCAAGCCGTTCAGCCTCGAGGAGATGCTCGCCCGCATCCGCGCGGTGCTGCGCCGCAGCCGGGGCGAGCACACCCTTCCGGCCCGGCTCCAGGTCGCCGACCTCGAGCTCGACGAGGAGACCCGCCGGGTGTGGCGGGCGGGCAGGCAGGTACGGCTCTCGCCGACCGAGTTCAAGCTGCTCCGCTACTTCATGCGCAACGCGGGCCGGGCGCTGTCGAAGGCGCAGATCCTCGAGCACGTCTGGCACTACGACTTCGGCGGCGACCACAACGTGGTCGAGTCCTACGTCTCCTACCTCCGCCGCAAGGTCGACAACCGGGAGCCGCGCCTCATCCACACCCTGCGCGGCGTCGGCTACGTGCTGCGCGCCCCCCGCGAGCCGGAGCCCTGCTCGGACTAGGCGACCCGGCGGCATCGGACACCGGTACGGCCGGCCGTACCGGTGTCCGGCACCGTGCCGTGCGGTGCGCCCGGCGTGGCATCGATCCCGCGGGCGGGCCGGTCACTCAGCGGGCTTGGCGGGGTCCTTCGCCGGCTCGGCGGCCAGGTCCTGGATCGGGTCCGGGGTGGCGGCGCGGGCGGAGATCTGGCGCGGGCCCGCGCTCTCCTCGGCCTCGGCCTTCGCCTGCGCGGCGGCCTGCTCGGCCTGGCGGGCGGCCTCGACCGCGGCGGCGGCCGACGCGGCGGTGGCGGCGTTCTGCTGCTCGGTGGTGGCGGCGCGCGGCAGCGACTCGGTGAACGCCTTCGACACGCTCTGCAGCGCGGCGGTCACCTCGCTCGGGATGACCCAGAACGTGTTGCCCTGGCCCTGCGCGAGCTGCGGCAGGATCTGCAGGTACTGGTAGGCGAGCAGCTTGGGGTCCGGGTCGTTGCGGTGCACGGCCTGGAAGACCTGGTCGATCGCCTTCGCCTGGCCGTCCGCCCGGAGGATGAGGGCGGACCGCTCACCCTCGGCGCGCAGGATCGCGCTCTGCTTCTCACCCTCGGCGGTGAGGATCTGCGACTGACGCTGGCCCTCGGCGGTGAGGATCGCGGCGCGCTTGTCCCGCTCGGCGCGCATCTGCTTCTCCATCGCCTCTTTGATCGTCTTCGGCGGGTCGATCGCCTTGATCTCGACGCGGTTGACCCGGATGCCCCACTTGCCGGTCGCCTCGTCGAGCACGCCGCGCAGCTGGCTGTTGATCGTGTCCCGGGAGGTGAGCGTCTTCTCCAGGTCCATGCCGCCGATGACGTTCCGCAGCGTGGTCACGGTGAGCTGCTCGATCGCCTGGATGTAGTTGGCGATCTCGTACTCGGCGGCGCGCGGGTCGGTGACCTGGAAGTACAGGACGGTGTCGATGTCGACGACGAGGTTGTCCTCGGTGATGACCGGCTGCGGCCGGAACGACACGACCTGCTCGCGAAGGTCGATCAGCGGCCGGACCCGGTCCACGTAGGGGATGACGAAGTTGAGGCCGGGTTCGAGGGTGCGGAAGTACCGGCCGAGCCGTTCCACGTTCGCGGCGCGGGCCTGCGGAACGATGCGCACCGCCTTCAGCACGGTGACGATGGCGAGGAACGCGACGACGATACCGGCGATCAGGGCGGCGTCCATCGAATCACTCCCTGGGGTAGACGAGGGCGGTGGCTCCCTCGATCTCCATCACGTCCACGGTGGTGCCGACGGGGATGACGATCGACTCGTCGTAGGAGCGGGCCGACCACTCCTCCCCGTCGATCCGCACCCTGCCGTCGCGGGCGGTCACCTCACGGACGACGTACGCCGGTTTGCCGACGAGGGCCGAGACGCCGAAGCGCCGCGGCGGCGGCTGGATCATGTGCCGCCGGGCGATCGGCCGGACGACCCACAGTCCCGCGATCGACGCGACCACGAACACGATCAGCTGAACGGGCACCGGCACCCCGAGGGCCGCGGTCACGGCGGTCAATGTGGCCGCCAGGCCGAGCAGTCCCAGGGCCGCCGTCAACGTGAAGACCTCGGCGATGCCCAGCACCGCCGCGAGAATCAGCCACAAGACCCACGAGTCCACTGTCCCGGCCTCCTAGACGGAGAACGTCTCGCGACACCGGATGGTTCCGCTCTCCCCCTGACCACCGTAACTCCACCGGAGAGCGTTATCACGATGGGAAAAGAGGTTCAAGGGTCAAACCTCCCCGCCCTCGGGCCCGCGAAACGGAGGCGGGGGTGCGCGCGGCCGGAAAACGCCCTGCCGAGGTGCCGACCGCCTGGCCGAATGCCCAGGTCAGCGGCTGGTATGGCAGGTTCGCGAGGGAAAATTCCCGATGCCTGTTGAAAAAATTGGGACGAGGTGCGGCGCGGTACCCGGGGGACGGCCGCCCGGCCATTTCGGCGCGCCGCCACGGCCGTGCCCGGCCGGGGAAATGATCGTTTCCATGGGCGCCCGTTTCCGGTCCGGGCCCGGGCGGGCCGGACGGCGATTTCCCGCGGCCCGGGGCCGTGCGGCGCTCAGCGGGCCGAGGCGAGGTACGCGGAGAACTCGTCGAGGTTGATCCGGCCGTCGCCGTCCGCGTCGATGGTGGCGATCGCCGCCTGGGCGGCCTCCAGGGTGATCGGCTGCCCGAGGACCTCCATGAGCCGCGCGAACTCCTGCGCCGAGATCAGGCCGTCGCCGTCGGCGTCCACGAGGTCGAAGGTCGCCGCGTACTCGCTCACTGTGGTTCCTCGCTTTCGCCGGGGCCGGTGGTGCGCAGGTGGATCTGTAGCGTAGCGAGGACAAAGCGGTGGTTTCCGGTGTTTTCCGGGAATCGCCGCCGGTCCGGTACGGCCCGCCGGGTCAGCCCGCGGGCGAGCCCGCCGCGCCGTCCGCCGCGGCCGCGTGCGGCGGGGCCGCGGGGCGCCGCATGCGCAGCCGTACCACCGAGCCCCGGTCGTCGGTGGCGATCTCCACGGTGTCGCACAGCTCGCGCATGAGCCACAGGCCGTACCCGCGCGGCGCGCCGGGCGGGGGCGGGGACATGCCCGCGTCCGGATCGGTGAGCAGCCCGGCGGTGTCGCTGATCTCCGCGACGACGTGCTCGGCGTCGCACCCGAGCGCGAGCGTGCCCGGGCCGTCGGTGTGGTCGAGCACGTTGCCGAGCGCCTCGTTCACCGCGAGCACGAAGTCCATGCGCCGCCGCTCGTCGAAGCCGAGCGAGGCGAGGTAGTCGTCCACCTGCCGGCGGAGGAAGGAGAGGTCCTCGTTGATCGGATAGCGGAGGAACGCGCCTCGCTCGGGTGGTCCGGACATGGGCACCTCACGGCGACGGCCGTCCGCGGCGAAGCGGCGGCGGCTTCGGGGGCGGCGATGGGGGCATGGCGCCCGCGCGTATTCACCTTAGGACACCGCGGTTGTACGGCGCGTGCCCGGGGTGCCGGCGGATCCGGCGTGGCGGTGGGCGGCTCAGGCCGGGTCCCACCCGGGCGGCGGCGCGTCGTGGCCGGGCGTGCCGTGGATCAGGGTGAGCCGCACCCCGAGCCCGCCGGCGAGATCCGCCCGGACCGCCCTGACCGCGTACGGCCGGGCCGTGTCCCCCCTGACGGCGCCCGGCCCGGCGGTGCCCGCTCTGATCGGGCCCGGCCGCTCGCGGACCGGGAACCCGCCGGAGGTGTCCGCGCCCTTCCGGTCCGGCTCGTCCGGTTCCCCGGCCACGGGGTGCACCACCCACGTCAGGTCGAGCGCCGCCTCGGGCCGCAGCCGCTCCCGCGCGGCGCCCCCGCGGCGGGCCGCCTCGTAGCGGCCGATCGGCCGCGCCGGTTCCGGCCGCCGCGGGACGGATCGCGCGATGCCGCCCCCGGCCGCCGGTGCGCCCCCGGCCCGGTCACCGTCCCGCCCGCCGGTCCGCCGGTCGGGTACGGCCGGGCGGCGCCCGCCCTCCCGCTCGGCCGGCGGGGTGACCGTGCGCGGCTCGGCCGGCCGGACCGCCCGGCCGCCGTCCCCGCCGGACGCGCCGGGCACGCCGCCGCCGGCCTCGGGCACGCGCGCGGGCGGCCGGGCCACGGGCCCGTCCGCGACCCCGGCGGTCCTGGTGGCCTGCCGGTCGCCGATCCCGGACAGCACCGCGATGCCCGCCGCGAGCGCGACCACGGCGAGGCCGGAGATCGCCGCCCAGGCGGGCCGGATGTGCCGCCTGCGCCGCCGGGCCGCGGCGCGGGCGAGGATCTCGGCGGCCTGCTGGGCGCTCGGCCGTTCCTCCGGGTTCTGGCTGAGGCAGCTCCGGCAGAGCCGGGCCAGCTCCGGGGGCAGGCCCGGCACCTCGGGCGTGGGCGGCGGCCCGATCCGGCGCACCACCTCCAGGGCCTCCCAGGTGCGCTCCGGGTAGGGCAGCTCGCCGGTGAACATCTCGAACAGCATGACGCCGAGCGCGTACACGTCGATCGCCGGGTCGGCGGTCACCCCGCGCAGCCGCTCCGGCGCGACGTACGGCGGCGTGCCGTAGTCGTTGAGCCGCTCGTCGCCCTCCTCGCCGGTGATCGCGGCGATGCCGAAGTCGATGAGCTTCGGCCCCTCGGGGGTGAGCAGCACGTTCTCCGGCGTGACGTCGCGGTGCACGATGCCGCGCTCGTGCGCGAGCGCGAGCACGAGCGCGATGCGTTCGGCGAGGCGGGCCGCCTCCCACCAGGGCAGCGGTCCCTCCTGCAGCCGCTCGGCGAGCGGCCGCCCCTCCAGCAGCCGCATCACCACGAAGGCGGCGATCCGCCCCTGGGTGGTGACGGTCTCGCCGTAGTCGTACACCTCGATCACGTCGGGGTGGTGCAGCCGGGCCGCGGTCCGCGCCTCACGCCGAATGAGCTCACGGCAGATCGGCTCGCCGTCGAGCGGCCCGTCCTGCACCTTGATGGCGACCGTGCGCTGGATCGACTCGTCGAAGGCACGCCAGATGGCCGACATGCCGCCCTCGGCGAGCCGTTCCAGTAGCCGGTAGCGGCGGATGAGCAGGTCGCCCTCGCGCAGCCCGCGGCTGCGTTCGCTCTCCGGTTCCACGGCTAGATACTCACCCGACAACACGGGATCCGGCGATGATTTCCCGCCCGAGTCGCGCGAACGGCCGATCGCGCCGCCGGCTCCGCCCGGGCCGGGGAAGCACCGCGCCGGCCCTCGCGCGAGGGCCGGCGGGCAGAGGCGCCGGGGCCGGGCCGCGGGGGCCATCCCGGCCGCAGGCGCCCGGGAACGCGGCGTCACGCCGACTCACGCACCACCAGTTCCGCCGGGAGGATCGGGTTCTGGTCCGGGGTGGAGCCGGAGATGCCGGAGAGCAGCAGGCGGACGCCGACCGCCGCGAGGTCCTCGATCGGCTGACGCACGGTGGTGAGCGGGGGCCGGGTGTGCCGGGCGAGCGGCACGTCGTCGAAGCCGATCACGGCGACGTCGTCGGGCACCTTGCGGCCGGTCTCCCGCAGCACGTTGATCGCCGCGGCCGCCATCGTGTCCGAGGCGGCGAAGATGGCGTCGAGGTTCGGCATGCGCTGGAGCAGCCAGCGGGTGGCGTGCACGCCCGAGGCGTGGGTGAAGTCCCCGTACGCCACGGGCACGTCGTGGACGCCCGCCTCGTTGAGCCGGGTGCGGAAGCCGTCGATGCGCTGGCGGGCGGCGGGCAGGTTCGCCGAGCCGCCGATCATGGTGATGTGCCTGCGACCCTGCAGCAGCAGGTGCTCGGCCGCCTGGCGCGCTCCGTCCGCGTTGTCGACGTCGATGAAGGGCATCTCGAGGCCGTCCGGCGGCCGGCCGATGCACCGCACCGGGACGCCGGAGGCGGCGAGGGTGACCGCGAGCGGGTGCCCCGACCGGGCACCCACGAGGAGGACGCCGCTCACCGCGCCGGCGACGAGCGGCGTGGCCACGGTGGACACCGTGGTGGCGGCGGCGCTCATCACCATCGTCGCGATTCCGTTCTTGCCCAGGGCGTCCTCGATGGCGGCGAGTAGGCGTGCGTAGAAGGGTTCGGCGAACACGCGATGGATGGGATCGCAGACCACGGCGGCGACCAGGCGGTCGGAGCGCCGGGGGGAGGAGCCGCGCGGCGCCCTGCGCCGCACGTAACCGAGCCGTGAGATGGCCTCGTGGACCTGCCGGCGTGCCGAAGTGCTCACCCGTACCGAGCCGGTGAGCACCCGGGAGGCCGTAGCCGGCGAAA is a window from the Thermopolyspora flexuosa genome containing:
- a CDS encoding efflux RND transporter periplasmic adaptor subunit; translation: MKLSTKRRALLLNGALAVLLVAGAGVAYASLNGGGREAPAVSAPTARVTRATVTATVSASGSVESAKTRSLSFGVSGTVSKIHVKPGDKVRKGQVLARLDDSAARENLEAAAAALEAARDAGTDTASGYAQYVSARNTYREARRALAGTVLKAPFAGTVTAVNGTVGGSASGTSSSAGSSGSSGSSRGGGGATGSAQGSSGGSGGGFIELADTSKLQIVGNFTEADVTRIKVGQPATFTFDALTGVTAQGKVTLIDPVARTGDNVVQYAVTIAMTEVPEEVRLGQTATVQVVVDEAEDVLAVPASAVTTAGGRSTVTVLENGVEVRRTVEVGVRGDTLVEIRSGLDEGDEVVRRATTGTNGTTGGRMPGFGGRGGFGGGPGGGFGGGPR
- a CDS encoding ABC transporter ATP-binding protein, giving the protein MSGTAPATPVLDVRGVTKVYGRGATEVHALRGVSLTVERGDYVAIMGASGSGKSTLMNILGCLDVPTSGRYLIDGIDVGRLDERRLALLRNRKIGFVFQSFNLIPRMSALANVELPLVYGGIRPAERRRRALAALEQVGLADRVHHEPNELSGGQQQRVAVARALVTSPALLLADEPTGNLDTKATADVLAILDRLSAAGRTIVLITHEDDVAAHAKRVIRLIDGEIVEDRRRVPVDAPPPRFTPEYGTAPAAGGIAGIGEGPVGR
- a CDS encoding ABC transporter permease, whose amino-acid sequence is MSAVEILRFALRGLLANKLRSALTMLGIMIGVAAVILLVAVGQGTSDAITSNIARLGSNTLTVTPSFTGGMRGPGGFGGAGRAGATGPRTQAKRLSLADARALADASAAPSVKTVSPVVTAAALTATYEGASHTIGRLVGTYPSYFEASNRPVARGSYFVNDDVLASRKLAVIGTTVAGALFGEVDPVGRQITISGVPFTVVGVLKETGTQGVQDADDIVIAPLPAVQQSLTGFGPLDQIVVQAKSADVVDDAEAEITAILNERHGITGTASPDYRIQNQAALQETVSTAAGTFTVLLAAIAGISLVVGGIGITNIMLVTVTERTREIGIRKAIGATRGAILGQFLAEATMLSLAGGLLGVAIGVLGSRFTIAGIQPVIVPGSIVAALGVSVAIGLFFGVFPANRAAKLRPIEALRHD
- a CDS encoding DUF5666 domain-containing protein, coding for MTATRPTPDRQTGARRPGEDPLATSPFGSDVDAELAAAPRRGVSKVTVALGAGVIFVAGVIVGIQAHKAFGGDDARGGGQVAAGGGAAQRPGAAGQAAQGQGGGFGRGQGGRGGGFGGGPGGGATIGTVSRVDGDTIYLETMQGTTVTVRTGEDTRIRVTKDGTVSDLEQGTTVIVRGTQADDGSVDATEVSQASGRGGGPGFGGGPGFGGGPGGAPGGGRGRDGGQGGAG
- a CDS encoding response regulator transcription factor, whose translation is MTSANATIRRPEGLLLVVDDEPNIRELLSASLRHAGFDVVTAADGREALQLAERCRPDLVVLDVMLPDLDGFAVANRLRASVRWLPVVFLTARDATEDKILGLGLGDDYVTKPFSLEEMLARIRAVLRRSRGEHTLPARLQVADLELDEETRRVWRAGRQVRLSPTEFKLLRYFMRNAGRALSKAQILEHVWHYDFGGDHNVVESYVSYLRRKVDNREPRLIHTLRGVGYVLRAPREPEPCSD
- a CDS encoding SPFH domain-containing protein — encoded protein: MDAALIAGIVVAFLAIVTVLKAVRIVPQARAANVERLGRYFRTLEPGLNFVIPYVDRVRPLIDLREQVVSFRPQPVITEDNLVVDIDTVLYFQVTDPRAAEYEIANYIQAIEQLTVTTLRNVIGGMDLEKTLTSRDTINSQLRGVLDEATGKWGIRVNRVEIKAIDPPKTIKEAMEKQMRAERDKRAAILTAEGQRQSQILTAEGEKQSAILRAEGERSALILRADGQAKAIDQVFQAVHRNDPDPKLLAYQYLQILPQLAQGQGNTFWVIPSEVTAALQSVSKAFTESLPRAATTEQQNAATAASAAAAVEAARQAEQAAAQAKAEAEESAGPRQISARAATPDPIQDLAAEPAKDPAKPAE
- a CDS encoding NfeD family protein, whose protein sequence is MDSWVLWLILAAVLGIAEVFTLTAALGLLGLAATLTAVTAALGVPVPVQLIVFVVASIAGLWVVRPIARRHMIQPPPRRFGVSALVGKPAYVVREVTARDGRVRIDGEEWSARSYDESIVIPVGTTVDVMEIEGATALVYPRE
- a CDS encoding EF-hand domain-containing protein, with the protein product MPGKHRKPPLCPRYATDPPAHHRPRRKRGTTVSEYAATFDLVDADGDGLISAQEFARLMEVLGQPITLEAAQAAIATIDADGDGRINLDEFSAYLASAR
- a CDS encoding ATP-binding protein; this translates as MSGPPERGAFLRYPINEDLSFLRRQVDDYLASLGFDERRRMDFVLAVNEALGNVLDHTDGPGTLALGCDAEHVVAEISDTAGLLTDPDAGMSPPPPGAPRGYGLWLMRELCDTVEIATDDRGSVVRLRMRRPAAPPHAAAADGAAGSPAG
- a CDS encoding serine/threonine-protein kinase, yielding MEPESERSRGLREGDLLIRRYRLLERLAEGGMSAIWRAFDESIQRTVAIKVQDGPLDGEPICRELIRREARTAARLHHPDVIEVYDYGETVTTQGRIAAFVVMRLLEGRPLAERLQEGPLPWWEAARLAERIALVLALAHERGIVHRDVTPENVLLTPEGPKLIDFGIAAITGEEGDERLNDYGTPPYVAPERLRGVTADPAIDVYALGVMLFEMFTGELPYPERTWEALEVVRRIGPPPTPEVPGLPPELARLCRSCLSQNPEERPSAQQAAEILARAAARRRRRHIRPAWAAISGLAVVALAAGIAVLSGIGDRQATRTAGVADGPVARPPARVPEAGGGVPGASGGDGGRAVRPAEPRTVTPPAEREGGRRPAVPDRRTGGRDGDRAGGAPAAGGGIARSVPRRPEPARPIGRYEAARRGGAARERLRPEAALDLTWVVHPVAGEPDEPDRKGADTSGGFPVRERPGPIRAGTAGPGAVRGDTARPYAVRAVRADLAGGLGVRLTLIHGTPGHDAPPPGWDPA
- a CDS encoding LacI family DNA-binding transcriptional regulator is translated as MAEQPTLAQVAAAAGVSPATASRVLTGSVRVSTSARRQVHEAISRLGYVRRRAPRGSSPRRSDRLVAAVVCDPIHRVFAEPFYARLLAAIEDALGKNGIATMVMSAAATTVSTVATPLVAGAVSGVLLVGARSGHPLAVTLAASGVPVRCIGRPPDGLEMPFIDVDNADGARQAAEHLLLQGRRHITMIGGSANLPAARQRIDGFRTRLNEAGVHDVPVAYGDFTHASGVHATRWLLQRMPNLDAIFAASDTMAAAAINVLRETGRKVPDDVAVIGFDDVPLARHTRPPLTTVRQPIEDLAAVGVRLLLSGISGSTPDQNPILPAELVVRESA